Part of the Geminocystis sp. M7585_C2015_104 genome, GATTCTACTGAGAATATTAGTCCAGATGATGGTAATAGTGGGGATTATTGCCACTGATATAGCTTCAGCTAACCCCCACCCTTTTAGTTTTTGGGCAATACCCCTAAGTATAATGGGCGCGGTGGTAAGTTGGAAGCGACGGAGGGAGAAGAATATTGCCATAAAATTTGCCCTAGCCTTTGCCATGATATTGACGCTGCTGGCATTTATGGGCAAATTGTTTGAAAATCTCCATGATACTCGTTTGGTGTTGGCAGAATTCTTGATACAGCTACAGGTTTTGCACAGCTTTGACTTACCCCGTCGTAAGGATTTAGGCTATTCCATGGTTATTGGTTTAATTTTAACGGGGGTGGCGGCGACCCTATCGCAGACATTAGCCTTTGCGCCTTGGTTGTTTTTATTACTGTTGTTGGGTATTCCTACTCTTATTTTGGATTATCGCTCAAGGATGGGGTTGCCTCCATGGGAGAAAACTATTACCGCCATGGGGGAGGGGGAAAGGAAAAAATCAGGGGATTATTGGCAAAACACTCCCCTTTCCCCCAGACGCATAATAGCCTCTTGCCTGGCAATTGTCACCCTAGGATTATTTATTTTTGCTATAATGCCCCGCTATCCCAGCTATCAAATCCAGAGTTTTCCCGTAAGTGCGCCAGAGGGGTTTGAAAATCTAAGATTCCAGGAGGGTGCTAACAGGAGCATTGTCAATCCGGGGTATAATCCTGATGGTACACCAAGAGGGGAGATAACGGGAACTACTAGTGGTGGAGTTGGTGGTAACGTCGGCGGGGAGAAACAACAAGGGGAGTGGGAATTAGGATATTACGGGTTTAACAGTAAGATTAACCAGAATCTAAAGGCCTTTATAACTGAAAGGAAACTAGTATTAAGGGTACGTTCTCAAGCTCCAGGATTTTGGAGGGTACTAGCCTTTGACCATTATACAGGACAGGGGTGGGAAATATCTAGGGAGAATCAGACCATTGACATTAACCGTTATCCTTGGAGTTATCAGTTTAATCTTTCATTACCGGCCTTTGAGGGGGAAACGAAAAAAATTATCCAAACCTATACTGTGGTAAGAGACTTGCCCAATATTATCCCCAGTCTATCTTATCCACAATTTTTGTATTTTCCTGCGGCACAAGTGGCAGTGGATACAGAAGGCAGTCTTCGCTCACCGGGAGGATTATTAGAGGGGTTAACCTACACAGTGGTGTCCCAGGTGCCTTATCGTAGTCAGAAATTGTTACAAAAAGCAGGGACAGACTACCCCGATAATATCAGTAAGTACTATCTTAGCATTGATCCCCAATTAAAGCAAAGGTTAAGGGTAAAAGCCAGGGAATTATTAGATAAAGCCGGCAGGGAACTCCCCAGCAATTATGATAAAGCCTTATATCTGGCACAGGCCATGAAACAAAATTACCAGGTGAGGACAGATTTTTATTTGAAGGAGGGGGAGGATTTAGTAACTGCCTTTTTGAAACAGGGAGGCGGACTGCCGGATCATTTTGCCACGGTGTACACTATGATGTTAAGGGCATTAGATATCCCTGCCCGTTTTGTGGTTGGTTTTGACACGGGACAGTTTAATCCTTTTACGGGGTATTATCTAGTCCATAATACCGATGCCCATGCCCTAACGGAAGTCTATTTCCCCAGATATGGTTGGTTTCAATTTAATCCCCTACCGGGGTATGAGATAATTCCCCAGTCGTTTGAGGATGATAATCCCTTTGGAGTTTTAGGAATCTTCTGGAAGTGGATAGCGGGGTGGCTGCCTTCGCCAGTGACTTCCTTTATAACTATAGTGTTTCAAAGAATAACAGATGCCATTGTCGGGGTATTAAAGTCTAGTCTGGTGGTAGGCTTATGGCAGTTTGTAACCGGGAGTCTGATAGGGATTTTGGTGGGGGTTTTAGGGTTAATTGCATTGGCTTTTCTGGGGTGGCTTGCTATTGACATTATGAGGAGGATATGGCATTACCGTCACCTATCACGACTACAACCCCCAGAAAGACTTTACCGGGAGATGTTAGAATTTTTAGGGGAAAAGGGTTACCCCAAAAATCCTGCTCAAACCCCAAGAGAGTATAGTGAGAGTTTAAGAGAATTTCTCACTCCCCAACAGCAAGAGATTGTTTCCTTGATTTGTGACAGTTATGTTAAGTGGCGTTATGGTGGGATTACTCCCAATGTGGATTATCTGTATTCTCAGTATCAATTGTTAAAACGCAGTCTTTCCCGTTTGCTACCTTCTTCTTCTGTTAGTAGCAAATAATTTTCACCAGGGAGCGGTCAAAAATTGTTATAATCGTTGGACGCCCTATTATCGGTTTCTGTGTGAGGAAAACCGGTTATACTGGTCAGGGGTTGATTTCAATGAAGATTAACAGTATTAGTGTAGAGGAACTGGCAAGGATTTTAGCAGACAAAGACTCAAAGGTGCAATTGGTTGACGTGAGGGAGGAGTCGGAGGCTGAAATTGCCTTCATCCCCGGTTTTAAGTTATATCCCCTAAGCAAGTATGAAAGTTGGCGTCATAGAATCAAGGAAGAATTGAATCCGGAGGTAGAGACTATAGTCAT contains:
- a CDS encoding rhodanese → MKINSISVEELARILADKDSKVQLVDVREESEAEIAFIPGFKLYPLSKYESWRHRIKEELNPEVETIVICHHGIRSANMCQWLTSQGFRDVKNVIGGIDAYSRLVDPSIPRY
- a CDS encoding DUF3488 domain-containing protein, translating into MGIKERLAKWEEIIEKLESPSREKTEESILLRILVQMMVIVGIIATDIASANPHPFSFWAIPLSIMGAVVSWKRRREKNIAIKFALAFAMILTLLAFMGKLFENLHDTRLVLAEFLIQLQVLHSFDLPRRKDLGYSMVIGLILTGVAATLSQTLAFAPWLFLLLLLGIPTLILDYRSRMGLPPWEKTITAMGEGERKKSGDYWQNTPLSPRRIIASCLAIVTLGLFIFAIMPRYPSYQIQSFPVSAPEGFENLRFQEGANRSIVNPGYNPDGTPRGEITGTTSGGVGGNVGGEKQQGEWELGYYGFNSKINQNLKAFITERKLVLRVRSQAPGFWRVLAFDHYTGQGWEISRENQTIDINRYPWSYQFNLSLPAFEGETKKIIQTYTVVRDLPNIIPSLSYPQFLYFPAAQVAVDTEGSLRSPGGLLEGLTYTVVSQVPYRSQKLLQKAGTDYPDNISKYYLSIDPQLKQRLRVKARELLDKAGRELPSNYDKALYLAQAMKQNYQVRTDFYLKEGEDLVTAFLKQGGGLPDHFATVYTMMLRALDIPARFVVGFDTGQFNPFTGYYLVHNTDAHALTEVYFPRYGWFQFNPLPGYEIIPQSFEDDNPFGVLGIFWKWIAGWLPSPVTSFITIVFQRITDAIVGVLKSSLVVGLWQFVTGSLIGILVGVLGLIALAFLGWLAIDIMRRIWHYRHLSRLQPPERLYREMLEFLGEKGYPKNPAQTPREYSESLREFLTPQQQEIVSLICDSYVKWRYGGITPNVDYLYSQYQLLKRSLSRLLPSSSVSSK